The Lycium ferocissimum isolate CSIRO_LF1 chromosome 1, AGI_CSIRO_Lferr_CH_V1, whole genome shotgun sequence genome includes a region encoding these proteins:
- the LOC132053936 gene encoding uncharacterized protein LOC132053936: MAKKHASSSAKRGAGQSATRGGRQASAHQTRAQTRTQATPQPEVVNGGQPRVASEQVQEQVVQNTPPAPAAAPTIAMPADVVTRLLNVLEALAPNHGGIPSPQATS; encoded by the coding sequence ATGGCTAAGAAACACGCATCTTCATCTGCTAAACGTGGTGCTGGACAGAGTGCTACCCGCGGTGGTAGACAAGCTAGTGCTCATCAGACTAGAGCTCAGACTAGGACTCAGGCCACTCCTCAGCCTGAAGTTGTGAATGGGGGTCAACCCCGAGTTGCGTCAGAGCAAGTGCAGGAACAAGTGGTTCAGAACACTCCACCGGCACCAGCTGCTGCCCCTACTATTGCTATGCCCGCAGATGTGGTGACCAGATTATTGAATGTGTTGGAGGCATTGGCGCCTAATCATGGTGGAATTCCAAGTCCTCAGGCTACTTCATAA